One part of the Pecten maximus chromosome 1, xPecMax1.1, whole genome shotgun sequence genome encodes these proteins:
- the LOC117339867 gene encoding GATA zinc finger domain-containing protein 14-like: MGRRCVGRVGTDRQITPWLYNQIIITTNTIGGYNNAIAITNNTITSYNNTIAINNITITSHNNTIAINNITITSHNNTITSHNNTIAINNNTITSYNNTIAINNITITCHNNTIAINNITSYNNAIAINNITITSHNNTIAINNITITSHNNTIASHNNTIAINNITITSHNNTIAINNITITSYNNAIAINNITITSYNNTIAINNTITSHNNTIAINNITITSYNITITSHNNTIAITNITITSYNITITSDNNTIAINNITITSYNNTIAINNITITSHNNTIAINNITITSHNNTIAINNITITSHNNTIAINNITITSHNNTIAINNITITSYNITIAINNNTITSHNNGIAINNITITSDNNTITSHNNGIAITNNTITSYNNTIAINNITITSHNNTISINNITITSHNNAIAINNITSHNNTIAINNITITSHNNAIAINNITSHNNTIAINNNTITSHNNTIAITNNTITSYNNTIAITNNTITSHNNTIAITNNTITSHNNTIAINNITITSHNNVIAINNITITSHNNTITSYNNTIAINNNTITSHNNTIAINNNTITSHNNTIAINTITSYNNTITSHNNAIAINNITITSHNNTIAINNITITSHNNTIAINNITITSHNNTIAINNITITSHNNAIAINNITITSHNNTITSHNNTIAITTSPPHLITIPSP, from the exons ATGGGTAGGCGCTGTGTAGGGAGAGTAGGGACAGACCGCCAGATCACACCCTG GTTGTATAACCAAATCATCATCACTACCAACACCATTGGCGGTTACAACAACGCAATCGCCATTACCAACAACACCATCACATCTTATAACAATACCATCGCAATTAACAACATCACCATCACATCTCATAACAACACCATCGCCATAAACAACATCACCATCACATCTCATAACAATACCATCACATCTCATAACAATACCATCGCCATTAACAACAATACCATCACATCTTATAACAATACCATCGCCATTAACAACATCACCATCacatgtcataacaataccaTCGCCATTAACAACATCACATCTTATAACAATGCCATCGCCATTAACAACATCACCATCACATCTCATAACAACACCATCGCCATAAACAACATCACCATCACATCTCATAACAACACCATCGCATCTCATAACAATACCATCGCCATTAACAACATCACCATCACATCTCATAACAATACCATCGCCATTAACAACATCACCATCACATCTTATAACAATGCCATCGCCATTAACAACATCACCATCACATCTTATAACAATACCATCGCCATTAACAACACCATCACATCTCATAACAATACCATCGCCATTAACAACATCACCATCACATCTTACAACATCACCATCACATCTCATAACAACACCATCGCCATTACCAACATCACCATCACATCTTACAACATCACCATCACATCTGATAACAATACCATCGCCATAAACAACATCACCATCACATCTTATAACAATACCATCGCCATTAACAACATCACCATCACATCTCATAACAATACCATCGCCATAAACAACATCACCATCACATCTCATAACAATACCATCGCCATTAACAACATCACCATCACATCTCATAACAATACCATCGCCATAAACAACATCACCATCACATCTCATAACAATACCATCGCCATTAACAACATCACCATCACATCTTACAACATCACCATCGCcataaacaacaacaccattACATCTCATAACAATGGCATCGCCATTAACAACATCACCATCACATCTGATAACAATACCATCACATCTCATAACAATGGCATCGCCATTACCAACAACACCATCACATCTTATAACAATACCATCGCCATTAACAACATCACCATCACATCTCATAACAACACCATCTCCATAAACAACATCACCATCACATCTCATAACAACGCCATCGCCATTAACAACATCACATCTCATAACAATACCATCGCCATTAACAACATCACCATCACATCTCATAACAACGCCATCGCCATTAACAACATCACATCTCATAACAATACCATCGCcataaacaacaacaccatcacatCTCATAACAATACCATCGCCATTACCAACAACACCATCACATCTTACAACAATACCATCGCCATTACCAACAACACCATCACATCTCATAACAATACCATCGCCATTACCAACAACACCATCACATCTCATAACAACACCATCGCCATTAACAACATCACCATCACATCTCATAACAACGTCATCGCCATAAACAACATCACCATCACATCTCATAACAACACCATCACATCTTATAACAATACCATCGCcataaacaacaacaccatcacatCTCATAACAATACCATCGCCAttaacaacaacaccatcacatCTCATAACAATACCATCGCCATAAACACCATCACATCTTATAACAACACCATCACATCTCACAACAATGCCATCGCCATTAACAACATCACTATCACATCTCATAACAATACCATCGCCATAAACAACATCACCATCACATCTCATAACAATACCATCGCCATTAACAACATCACCATCACATCTCATAACAATACCATCGCCATTAACAACATCACCATCACATCTCATAACAATGCCATCGCCATTAACAACATCACCATCACATCTCATAACAATACCATCACATCTCATAACAATACCATCGCCATAACAACATCACCACCACATCTCATAACAATACCATCGCCATAA